Within Amycolatopsis sp. FDAARGOS 1241, the genomic segment GGAGATCTTCGACCACATCCCGGAGAACGGCGACCTGGTCGCCGACGGCTGCGGCGAACTCGCCAAGCGCGGCCGGCTGCTGGCCTACCCGTACCGCGGGTTCTGGAAGCCGACCGACACGGTCAAGGAGCGCTACGCGCTCGACGCCGCCTACACCCACGGTAACCGGCCTTGGGCCCTGTGGGAGCGGGACAAGGTGCACGCGTGATCAAGCTCGGCACGGAACGGCTCGACCGCGTCGTCGCACTGGGTGCCCACTGCGACGACATAGCGATCGGCGCCGGCGGGACGCTGCTCACGCTCTGTGGCGAGCGGCCCGGCGTCCGGGTCGACGCCCTGGTGCTGTCGGGCGGTGGCACCGAACGCGAGGACGAGGAACGGGCGGCACTGGCCGCGTTCTGCCCGGGCGCGGACCTCGACGTGACGGTGCTGAAGCTGCCCGACGGCCGGCTCCCGGCCCACTGGGACGAAGCCAAGAACGCGCTGGAAGAACTCAAGCAGCGCACCGACCCGGACGTGGTCTTCGCGCCGCGCACGGTCGACGCGCACCAGGACCACCGTGGCCTGGCCACGCTGGTACCCACGGTCTACCGGGGGTACCTGGCGCTGGGCTACGAGATCGTGAAGTGGGACGGCGACCTCGGCCGCCTCCCGGCGTACGTGCCGCTCACCAGTGAGCTGGCCGAGCGGAAGGTGCGGCTGCTGCAGGAGCACTACGCGTCCCAGCGGCACCGCCCGTGGTACGACCGCGAGGCCTTCCTCGGCCTCGCCAGGATCCGCGGCATCGAGTGCCAGGAGCGGTACGCGGAGGCCTTCGAACTGAACAAACTCGTTCT encodes:
- a CDS encoding PIG-L deacetylase family protein, which codes for MIKLGTERLDRVVALGAHCDDIAIGAGGTLLTLCGERPGVRVDALVLSGGGTEREDEERAALAAFCPGADLDVTVLKLPDGRLPAHWDEAKNALEELKQRTDPDVVFAPRTVDAHQDHRGLATLVPTVYRGYLALGYEIVKWDGDLGRLPAYVPLTSELAERKVRLLQEHYASQRHRPWYDREAFLGLARIRGIECQERYAEAFELNKLVLDLRG